Proteins from a genomic interval of Stomatohabitans albus:
- a CDS encoding amino acid ABC transporter permease → MADLSPLLAQGGNEPSLINSFFNPTEFANVIGPLLTEGMRITLIVSFGAFCLGILGGLVLGLLGISRHWFFRWPARLYVDLFRGLPAVVTISLVGLGVPLALSPIGGAPWGRNQMIAAIIALGLVCMAYCAEIFRAGIQAVDAGQSEAARSLGMSAGQTMRLIVIPQAFRKIIPPLTNEFIAITKDSSLIFVLGLAIGGRDLYRVGSEFAQQSGNYSAVVAAGLCYLLITIPMTRIANWLEVRMNPDMTPLEKHKRAA, encoded by the coding sequence ATGGCCGATCTATCACCGTTACTTGCCCAAGGTGGCAACGAACCAAGCCTTATCAATAGTTTTTTTAACCCGACCGAGTTCGCCAATGTCATTGGTCCGCTCTTGACTGAAGGGATGCGGATTACCCTTATCGTGTCATTCGGCGCGTTCTGTCTGGGCATACTGGGTGGCTTGGTGCTCGGGCTTTTGGGGATAAGCCGCCATTGGTTTTTCCGTTGGCCGGCCCGTTTGTATGTTGACTTATTTCGTGGATTGCCCGCGGTTGTAACGATCAGCCTGGTCGGTCTTGGGGTACCGCTCGCGCTCTCTCCCATCGGGGGTGCCCCGTGGGGACGTAACCAAATGATTGCTGCGATCATTGCGTTGGGATTGGTGTGTATGGCGTATTGTGCGGAGATTTTTCGGGCTGGTATCCAGGCCGTTGATGCTGGCCAGAGTGAGGCTGCGCGGTCACTTGGCATGAGTGCTGGGCAGACGATGCGCCTGATTGTTATTCCCCAAGCGTTCCGCAAGATTATTCCGCCACTCACCAATGAGTTCATCGCAATCACGAAAGATTCAAGTTTGATTTTCGTGCTTGGACTTGCGATTGGTGGACGAGATTTGTACCGAGTGGGGAGCGAGTTCGCCCAACAGTCCGGGAACTACTCAGCGGTGGTCGCTGCCGGGCTGTGCTACCTGCTCATCACCATCCCGATGACCCGTATTGCAAACTGGCTCGAAGTACGAATGAATCCCGATATGACCCCGCTGGAAAAGCATAAAAGGGCAGCTTAA
- a CDS encoding basic amino acid ABC transporter substrate-binding protein: MMIKATTYLVAFTTLALVASACSGGSNGASEGTATPSGSSSGDTTACLDGAPSLEEMKIKDGLFVASSLDFEPFEFVEDGKPSGFDIDLVNAIAKKLCAPEPQITNIGFDTVIPQVQSGQQTLGVSAITITDERKETVAFSKPYFNADQSLLVASDSTLKGVNDLTADLRVGVAAGTTGELWAKEHVTDASIQSFPTTGAAFQALTAGQIDAVINDKTVTAEQEALGNGKIVETIDTGESYGIAVQKGNDALVTGIDMAIDALKESGEYDTIYSTYFKGAASESPSE; this comes from the coding sequence ATGATGATAAAGGCAACAACGTACCTGGTGGCATTCACAACACTGGCACTGGTTGCAAGTGCATGCAGTGGAGGTTCCAATGGAGCATCAGAAGGTACTGCAACTCCTTCAGGGTCGAGTTCGGGAGATACCACCGCTTGTTTAGACGGTGCACCCTCACTTGAAGAAATGAAGATTAAAGACGGTCTGTTTGTGGCCAGTTCACTTGACTTTGAACCATTTGAGTTTGTCGAAGATGGTAAACCAAGTGGGTTTGATATTGACTTGGTGAACGCCATTGCTAAAAAGCTCTGTGCACCAGAACCACAGATCACGAATATTGGTTTTGACACGGTTATTCCGCAAGTTCAAAGTGGCCAACAAACCTTGGGTGTAAGTGCCATTACCATTACTGATGAGCGTAAAGAAACGGTTGCCTTCTCTAAACCGTATTTTAATGCCGACCAAAGCCTCTTAGTCGCGAGTGACTCAACATTGAAGGGAGTCAATGATTTGACCGCCGATCTCCGGGTGGGCGTAGCGGCAGGCACGACGGGTGAACTGTGGGCAAAAGAACATGTCACCGATGCTTCTATCCAATCATTCCCAACAACAGGTGCCGCATTTCAAGCATTAACCGCGGGTCAGATCGATGCGGTTATCAATGATAAGACCGTGACCGCTGAACAAGAAGCCTTGGGCAACGGCAAGATTGTCGAAACGATTGATACGGGTGAATCCTACGGTATCGCCGTTCAAAAGGGCAATGACGCCCTCGTCACCGGAATCGATATGGCTATTGACGCGCTTAAAGAGTCGGGGGAGTACGACACGATTTACTCTACGTATTTCAAAGGCGCTGCCTCTGAGTCACCGTCTGAATAA